Sequence from the Schistosoma haematobium chromosome Unknown HiC_scaffold_224, whole genome shotgun sequence genome:
GAAGATGTCCGGTCAaggaacattgagtatcttgcactGGCAATTTTTTGTAACTATTCATACCTttgtgataatggttgtagtagtgCTCCAACTGCAGCTCCATCATGTTCTACTGGCTAAACTAAACCTATTACAGTCGTCATATCGAAGAACTAGAGAAGATTTTATCACGGTTTTCCAATTATGTAGTGATAAATTTATACCTTATATGCCTTCATTTTTCTCATCTTTCAAAACAGAGCATTCACGAGGAAACTGCAAAAATAGTTCACAAGACCAGAACAACTTACTTATCAGCTGACAAACGAcgttcccatcgaatcatcagcgagtggaattcattatcTGACGACTCTTTCAAATGAAAGTTGGATCAATTGAGAGACCATCATTGCCAAGAATAACACAGGTCATCTTGCCTCCTGCTCtatccaaactgaaactgaatgtCCCCATTCAATTAGTACTGTCACTACTAAatggttttttttgtttttaggtTCAAAAAAGAATCGCAACATGCTGTTAACAAACATGCTCTCCCAATACATAGGCACGTGTTTCAAAAGGGCACTGATTTTGCAGTTGTTGTGATTATCCTTGCTGTTGCatcaaaagcattcttggtttATATCAAAGTACTTTGGTTAAGTTTTGAAATCTTGCTAAGGTTTTTCTTGCGGTACCCTATTACTCATTGACTGACACGTGTGTTCATACTGTGAGCGTAATTTGTTTTACACCATAATCTGACTAAAATGGTTGGTAGTGCTCACAAATGTGGACGACCAAACTGTATGTTCCCTGTGGAGGAaggaatgcagtgtgatgaatgcaaaaagtggttccataagatgtgcacccgtTTAACtcccaccgcatacaaaagatTTTCGAAGCCTAACTCATATTGGCTTTGAATGTTTTGCTGTGCAAATAAGACGTTACTAATCCAGGAGActatgagcctattggctttggcctgtaaaaGAACTATGGCGCATGCGCTGATAACACGAgcactgacagtgacgaatGTGCCGGTGTGGTACCCGCTGTTACGAGAAAACTCAAACACCCGACTTTGACTGACGGAAAAGTGAAATCTCAGTTAACATTAACGAGGGGGAGAAGTACCACCTGACACTGATAGTGGTAACCATGCTCCTCTGAAGATCTAGATAAAACCCTCACAGCTCCAAATAGtcccagtatcctgaagggtGAAAAATGGACCACAGTACATAGAAAATgaaacgaaaagaaaacatCTGTAGGCAGTACTCAAGTGGTTAGCGAGTCATTGGTGGACTCGCACTGCGAGTCACAAAAtgcactaccaaaatctgatAGTAAGAGAGGAACCCACCCTAGCGTGGCTGAGAAGAAGAATCTGATGTCgtcgaatattattgtgagcaaagtgctggagtcaaacgaccctgatcccaaaattagacacgcgcatgaTTTAGAGAAGCTGGGAGAATATATTCGTAGAATCTTACCAGATAACTCTAGAGGagttatcagttgaagaagtatggtctgtatttaaaggtaagcTTTGTATAGTTACGTCCCCgctcataccatacctggtactGCCAAGACCGAAcaacagtccaccatggataactaaaacagTCAGGAAACGTCTTAGAAAAAgcaagaagcactggaatatgttcatctctactggcctagaacaatacagatccagttattgtaagattaggaatgccttTAAAGAGTTGATAAGTAAGACTAGACgatcatatgaaaaacaattggacAGGGATTCCAAATATAGTCTggaacggttattctcgtacataaaatgcgaactcagagaagcgatggaattccatcactttcgATACAAGAAAATCCATTAATCTTGGCAGAAAATGATACCGAAAaggctgaagctttatcggaatatttcagtaaagtgttttctatcggtaatgaggaacgaccaacgaTTCATCATGACCGTtacggctcgctgatggatcctgtagtcattgaggaAGGTACTGTTTTAacgctacttcagcatctcaaacctgataagtccagtggtcctgatgatatttatcctaggattatgaaagccctATCAGATGTAATTGCtcaaccattagcgatactgtTTGACGTGTCTCTAAGGCAGTCCAGACCGCCCAGAGACTGAAAATACGcgataataagtccggtgtgtaaggctgggagtaggaatttagttagtaactatagacccgttagcttaactagtgtaGTTGTAacactgatggagaaaatcatttgGATATCTGTTATGAATTATGCTTaagggcaaaatcttttctccagggcacaacatggttttcgaaaaggcctatcttgcttgacaaatcttctcattgcaccaGAAAAttgggctgcggcaaaggatcggaatgctcctgtggatgtgattttcatagatctaagtaaagcctttgataaggctTCCCACTCtgatcttaaattcaaactagaACGTTTTGGAGTCCATTATACAGTCGtggattggataagtaactttctccatgacaggaaacaaagggtaagggttaatggggctctctcctcgtgggtacctgtaaaaagtggggttccccaaggtacaatcctaggtcctcttctcttttcactttatgtaaatgaattgccaactgtagcaaaatcatccgttctactcttcgctgatgacataaagatttggagacccatacatagtatgttggatagaatagtattacaggacgatcttagctcattggtggcatggttagacaggtggtcactagaagttaATCCTAATAAAaatgtagtgatgcagttaaataactctgatgaatcgtatcactatacactacgtggtttagtgctacccaaagcaagaaactataaagatttaggagtcatatcaagcaatgatctcaaagccactagtcactgtaaggctgctgcttcaaaaggctatagggcattatggtcaattcgtaggtatttccagtatttagacgatgaaatgtttagattactatacccgatttatgtgcgaccacatttagaatacgggattcaagcagcgtgtccttgtttcaagtacgaagcagatatgctggaaagagtccaaagacgaggtactaagatggtacaaggtctatcgGGCCTAtattatgaagacagactgagacaccttaacttatttccgttatcttaccgtagagtacggggtgatctaatattggcttatcgtatactgaacgatgaccttggtattaacatgtcttatcttttgcttccgtctagaaccgatcatttgagaggacattcgaagaaagttcaaaaaccgagatcaaatcgtttacgtctggagtttcgtttctcgcaccgagtagtgaattactttGATTCTCTACCGggacacgtaatatcagcaccttctgtagatatattcaaaacgatattggacctccacagtattacaaactgcaaggattaatatagatcggtagacctcctatccttattactgaagactgaagttGTTTGCCcttcaacgttcgattcttataCTTGCAGATACTGAACATAGAATATTATTTAAGGCACCTCTTTCGTTTGTGTGGCTGTGGTGATGATTCGTTCGACGGCTGTCAACTTTATAAAAAGTATAACTGTTTAGCgaattatgtttttttaaaggTTGCCATAAAACTGTcccatatatttattttaagccATGTGCAAACCATTCTACTAATCCAGAATATGTAAATGCAACCGAGCCTTACGAAGTATTCAGATCCCGTTTCGTGAATGCATTTGATGATCCAAAAATTGACGGTTGGGAGGCTAGATCATGGATGCAGAAACTTCATCTAGAAGACGCCGTTCCGCCCCCAGAAGTGGTGATTAGTGGCCTTAAGGCTTGTAGACGCATCAACGACATCGCTCTGGCTATAAGGTTTATTGAATGTGTGAAGGTAGGTTGTTCTATCGCATTTCGATTGTTCCTTAGTTTAAGTGCCACGTTGCCAAAGGTGCTTGGGAGTGGCTTCAAAAGAGATTGAACCCACAATGAAACAACTCGGTTTGCCAACTTTAGGACAACTTGGATATGACGAACCTGAGTTGGCTCTAATTGACTATGACGATTAATAGCATTGTATAATCCAGAGAAAAATACATAGAGTTGTTCTGTTGGAACTATTATCCCTTTATCACACATGATAGCTGATGTGGTTCTGATCTGTTAGTAAATTCAATATGACCATTTCTAACATTTCAGTCAATGGGTAGTAAATAGTGAGTTTTAGCTCCTACCGAC
This genomic interval carries:
- the COX5A_2 gene encoding Cytochrome c oxidase subunit 5A (EggNog:ENOG410VHK4~COG:C), with the translated sequence MIRSTAVNFIKSCHKTVPYIYFKPCANHSTNPEYVNATEPYEVFRSRFVNAFDDPKIDGWEARSWMQKLHLEDAVPPPEVVISGLKACRRINDIALAIRFIECVKFKCHVAKGAWEWLQKRLNPQ